GGCACTGTCCCCTTGCCATAGCGCTTTTGAGCGGTGCAGGCGGCACGGTAAATCGCCAGTTCAGACTGTGTCTCTTCTGAATACGTCAGGTAAGGCGAAGCCAGTGGACGGGCCGAGCTGATCTCTTTAATCAAGACTTCTATGCGCAGATCTTCATCCAAATCCAGGTACTTCAATTCAGGATTAGCCGCCTGCAATAACTCATGCACTACGCGCTCGTGCACATCTGAATTCTGGCGCAAATCCACAGGTGCCAGATAAAAACCAAACACCTTGACCGCTCGGCGCAAATGACGCAAACGGCCACGCGTGATCGCAGCAGAACCGTTGTCATACAAGGAATAGTGAACAATATCCAGATCCGCAGCCAGTTCTTCTGCTGTCGCATAAGGTTCGGCGATACCACTGGGGTGGATGACTGGTTCCAGGCCCAGTAATTGTTTGTAGGTCGCAGACAGGCGCGCATACACACCGCTGATGGCCAGGCGATAAGGCTCGTCAGAACGGTGTGGCGAATGATCAGGTGAGCGCTGCGCCAGGGCCAGCAAGTCGTCAGAGACTTTCACCAACAAATTCGCCATCGACAATTGCGAACCCAGGGTATGCAATTCATCAAGATAGAATTTAAAGGCGCGCGTGGCCTGCATGGCCAGGGTTTTTTCCAGCACAGTGGCCGTGACGAAAGGATTGCCATCACGGTCACCACCTATCCAGCTGCCCATCTTCATGAAGCTGGGCAGTTCATGCTGGGCCAGCGCTGCATCTTTGCTTGCCAGTAAATCTTCCAGGCCCGCATACAGATGTGGCAATTCACGCAGGAAAGTGTAGTCGTAAAAACTCAGACCATTTTCCACTTCATCGAGCACTGACAATTTGGAAGTACGCAGCATGCGTGTCTGCCATAGAGTCAGTACGGCACGTCCCAGGGCTTCATCATTCGCGGCTGATTCTTCCGGCGTCAACTGCATGCGATCGCGCTCATCCAGCAGGCGGGTAATCACCATCTGGCAATTCAAGATGCTCTTGCGTTGCACTTCTGTTGGATGAGCAGTCAATACCGGGAACACTTGTGCAGTCTCAAAAAAATCCAGCAATTGCTGGCTGCTGTGACCGGTGTTGTACAGTGCTTCTATGGTGTGCGCCAAACTTCCCTGACGCGGCGCTGATCCTGCAATCAAATGCGCACGGGTGCGACGTATGTGATGCTGGTCTTCCGCCAGATTCACCAGATGTGAAAAATAACTGAAAGCACGTATGACTTGCGTGGTCTGGTCATTGGTCAGGGTATCCAGTGTGGTTTCCAGTTCGGCACGTGCAGCTTCATCTGCGTCACGGCGAAAGCGTATGGAATTCTGGCGCACCTGTTCGATGAGGTCGAATACTTCATCGCCATGCTGGTTTCTTACCGTGTCGCCTAATATGCGGCCCAGCCTGCGTATGTCTTCACGCAGACTCTGGTCTTTGTCGTCGCTGATATCGTTCATTTTTAATTGCGGATGTAGGTGGGCATTCATGCTGACAAATTCTACGGTAAGGATAAAAACAGATCGATGAAAATTCTTGCGTGCCTGCAGTGGCAAATAAGTGGCAATATATTTGCGGCAGCCAGGGCTGCGACTCTACAGAGTAAGCAGCTGTCTTGACAGCATGCTTACACCATCATATAAATTTAATATATCAAATACAATGAGGCTCGCCTACAACACCACGGCGTCAGAAATGAAACGCTAAGCAGCTTTTTTCAATTTATGACTACGGCCAACTGCCATCAACAAACCCTTGGTCGAGCTGTCATAATCTTCCTTGACGGCACTCGGATCAAGACTGATCAATTGCTGCGCCAGCGATTTACCGAGCTCGACACCCCATTGATCAAAGGCATTGATATCCCAGATAACCGATTGCACAAACACCTTGTGTTCATACAGGGCAATCAATGCGCCCAAAGAGCGTGGCGTCAGAGAATCCAGCAAAACAGTTGAAGTCGGGCGATTACCTTCAAACACGCGTGGTGCCAATACCTTGTCAGGCAAGTCGCCAAGTTCAGCCCTTACTTCTGCCATGCTTTTGCCCCAGGCCATGGCCTTGGATTGCGCAAAGCAATTTGCCAGCAGTGCCTGATTATGACCAGGCAAACCTGCATCATCATCAGCAACTACGATAAAGTCGGTAGGGATAATCGTTGCGCCCTGATGTAATAACTGGAAGTAAGCATGCTGACCATTGGTGCCCGCTTCACCAAACAAAATAGGCGAAGTGGTGTAATCAACCCGCTGTCCTTCACGCGTGACAGACTTGCCATTGCTTTCCATTTCCAGTTGCTGCAAATAGGCAGGCAAGCGTGTCATGCGCTGGTGGTAAGGTGCAATCGACAGTGCTTGCAAGCCAAGGAAATTGATATTCCACACACCTATCAAGGCCATCAATACCGGCAGATTTTGTTCCAGCGGTGCCTGGGCGAAATGCAAATCCATTTCATGCGCACCAGCCAGCATTTCTTCAAAACGGTCTGCGCCTACATATAGCGCAATTGACAGACCAATGGCACTCCACATCGAATAACGGCCACCAGCCCAGTTCCAGAACGGGAAAACATTTTCAGGGGCGATACCAAAATCAGCAGCGGCTTTAACATTGGTACTGAGTGCAACAAAGTGCTGACATATCTGATCGACCGGGCAACCATGCGACAACATCCATTCACGCGCAGTGCGGGCATTGGTCAGGGTCTCCATAGTCGAGAAGGTCTTGGATGCGACCACGAACAAAGTTGTTTCAGGATCAGCATTGGCCAGCGCATCAGCCACATGACGGCCATCAACATTGGAGACAAAATGCAGGGACAGGTTTTTTTGCGACCACGGTGCCAAAGCAATGCAAGCCATTTGCGGGCCAAGGTCTGAACCACCGATACCGATATTAACGATAGTGCGTATGGCCTTGCCTGTATATCCCAGCCAGCGGCCTTCCCTGACCGCATCGCTAAATGTCCGCATTTGTGCCAGCACCTGGTGCACGTCGGCAGCAATGTTTTCACCATTCAGATAAAAAGACTCGCCCTTGGGCAAGCGCAATACCGTATGTAGCACTGCGCGGTTTTCCGTCTGGTTGATCGCTTCACCGCGCAACATCGCATCGCGGCGTGACTCTACATCCTGCTGCCTGGCCAGCGCCAGCAAATTCAGCTTTGCTGTCGTGTCTATGCGTTGCTTGGAGTAATCAAGCATGATGCCGCAAGCGGACGCTGAAAAATGCGCAAAGCGCTGAGGGTCAGCACGAAACAGATCTTTCAGGTTGGGCATGTTGGTGGCACGTTGCTGCAACAAACCCCAGATAGGAGTACGCGATACGGAAGTGACCATAATCTTGCTTATAGACGAAAAGTGATGAGTGAAAGTGCTAAAAAATATTATTCCAAACTGTATTTACTTCTTGCCAGCTGCAGCAGCGGCTGCCGCCAGCGCACCAATCGCCGCCCAGTCGCCTGCATTGATGAGGGAGGCTGGACACATCCACGAACCACCTACACACAGGATATTTGATTGTTGCAATAGCGCAGGCGTCGCCTCCACCGTAACACCACCCGTCAGGCAGAATTTCACATCAGGGAAAGGGCCGCCCAGGGCCTTCGCCATCTTGGTCGCACCGACGATATCAGAAGGGAAAAGTTTGACGACATTGAAGCCATGTTCCAGCGCCAGCATCAGGTCACTCGCACCGCCAACCCCAGGAAAATATGGCAGGCCAGAATCAGCAGCGGTTTTTGCCAGCAAAGGCGTGATGCCAGGGCTGATACCAAAGGCTGCGCCTGTCTCTCTGACTGCATCCAGTTGCGCTTGCGTCAGAATGGTACCTGCACCCACCGTCACTGTCGGGCAGGCCTTGACGACTTCGCGCAAGACTGTCATGGCATTTGGCGTACGCAAGGTGATTTCAACTGCTGGCAAACCATTTTCTGCCAGCGTAGTCACACAACGTATCGCCTGATCGACATCATCAGTAACCAGGATAGGCAATACACGGATTTGTTCCAGTTGGGCGATGATGTTTCGCTTGCTCATACTGATATTCAGGCTCATGATGGTTTCGCTTTTAGAAAATTAATCAATGAAAAGAGTGGATGCGCCATGCTCAGGCGCTGTCACGACACGACGCTGTGCGGCAAACAAGTCGCGGCCATAACCGAAAGTGACTTCCTTGCTGAGTTCACGCACGGCGCGTTGTGACCAGACATCAGCATCCACCAGGGCACGCAATTCACCCGTGTGGACATTGAGTTCAACAACATCGCCGTCACGCACTTTACCGAGCGGGCCGCCTTGTGCCACTTCCGGGCTGACATGCAGGGCCGCTGGCACTTTGCCGGATGCACCCGACATGCGGCCATCCGTCACCAGTGCAACCTTATACCCCGCCGACATCAGGCTACCCAGCACAGGGGTGAACTGATGCAACTCAGGCATACCGTTCGCTTGCGGGCCCTGGAAGATGACGACAGCGACGAAATCCATATTCAGCTCGCCTGCTTTATACGCTTTGACGAGTGCATCCTGCGATTCAAATACTTTTGCCGGTGCCTTGATGACCCAAGCATCTTCAGGCACGGCAGATGCCTTGACAATCGCGCGGCCCAGATTGCCATGCAATAAACGCAGGCCGCCAGTAGGTGCGAATGGATCAGTCACATTGCGTACCACTGTTGTGTCGGTCGATTCTGCAGGCAGCGCTTCCCATTTAACTTTGCCATCTTCAGTCAATACCGGGCGGCTCGTGTGTGAATTCAAACCATCATTGCCATACACTGTCATGACATCTGCATGCATGAGTCCGGCAGACAAAAGTTCACGTATAACAAAGACCGGGCCACCGGCATCTTCAAAGGCATTCACGTCTGCGGTACCGTTAGGATAAACACGCGTCAGCAGAGGGATGACGGATGACAGTTCATCAAAATCCTGCCAGTCGATGATGATGCCAGCGGCGCGTGCCACGGCAATCCAGTGGATAGTGTGGTTGGTAGAACCACCCGTCGCCAGCAGGGCAATGATGGCATTGACGATGGTTTTTTCATTGACCAGTTGACCTATGGGTCTGTAGTTGCCGCTTTGCTCGGTCAATTGCAGGACGCGCTCTACTGCTGCATCTGTGAGCACACTGCGCAATGGGTCTCCCGGATGGACAAAGGCGGCACCTGGCAAATGCAGGCCCATGGCTTCCAGCAGCATCTGGTTGCTGTTGGCTGTGCCATAGAAAGTACAGGTGCCTGCACTATGGTAGGCGGCGCTTTCTGCCGCCAGCAATTCTTCCTTGGTCGCTTTGCCTTGGGCATAGCGTTCACGCACTGCTGCTTTTTCTTTATTCGACAAACCAGAGCCCATGGGGCCAGCAGGGATGAAGATGGTTGGCAGATGACCAAAGGCCAGCGCACCTATCAGCAGGCCAGGTACGATCTTGTCGCAAATACCGAGGCAGAGCGTCGCATCAAAAGCATCATGGCTCAGCGCCACGGCAGTTGCCTGGGCTATCACATCACGTGAGAAGAGCGAGAGCTCCATGCCAGGGCGGCCCTGTGTCACGCCATCACACATGGCAGGCACAGCACCGGCCACCTGGGCAGTGCCACCAAAGCGCAGCGCTGTCTGGCGTATCTGCGCTGGATAGTGCTCATAAGGCTGATGTGCCGACAGCATATCGTTGTAGGCAGTGACTATGCCGATATTTGGTTTTTGCGCCTGGTTGAGCCAGATCTTGGTGCCATTGTCCATCGCTGCATTGGCATGCGCCTGATTAGCACAGGACAGGCTGGCGCGGCGCGGGCCACGGCCACGCATTTGCTCCAGATGGGAAAGATAAGTACTGCGCAAGGTTTTGCTGCGCTCGGTAATGCGCTGGGTAACCTTGTCGATAACAGGATGCAGCGCAATGGATGGGGATGTCGTCATATAACACCTGTGGCCCGTTCGGGCGAAAAATAAGAAAGCTGTAGCAATACTGAATCAATGCAGCAAAGATAGCATAAATCCCCACATTTCTGTAACAAACTTTCAGTATTTTGATATTTAGCTGTTTTTTTTGGCAAAAACATCAAATTTATCGTAATGAAACTACATTTTTGAATATTTTCTGGCATAATCGGGATAAATCACTATCATCAATGTAGTACATCTTTTGCAATGCATGACAAACTCAGGCAAGCAAAACAGCAGCATCTGGCAACAGACGGTAACTTACGGGAACATATACCTGCCGTCTGTGTTGCACCCAACATAACAACCGACACAACACGGAGTCAGCATGACCACATTTGTTTTATTTGGCGGCACCGGCGACCTTGCCAAGCGCAAGATCATCCCTGCTTTGTATAGCGCATTTGTGAATGGCAGGCTGGACCAGAACTTCAAGTTCATTGGTGCCGCCCGCGAAAAATTGACTGATGAAGAATTTCGGGTGCGTGTTGCGACTGCCATTGAATCCTATGCTGCCAACGTAGATGGTGCGACGGAAGAAAAACGATCTGCCTTTTTGGCGACCACGCATTATTCCAAAATAGATGCGCGCATCCCTGAAGACTTTGCTGCCCTCAAAGACAATCTGCATACCAGTGAAACCAATGCCACCCTGTTTTACCTGGCGACAGGCCCCGACATTTTCATCCCCGTTGTTGAGCAATTGTCCAAGCATGGCCTGGTAGAAGGTAATGCCCGTGTCGTGGTCGAGAAACCTCTGGGCCGCGATGCGCAATCTGCCAAAGAGATCAACCAGTCCCTGCGCACTTACCTGAACGAAAACCAGATTTACCGTATCGATCATTACCTCGGTAAAGAGATGGTGCAAAACCTGCTGGCACTGCGTTTTGCCAATTCTTTCCTGGAGCCATTATGGAACCGCAAATGGATACAGGATGTACAAATCTCCATCTCTGAACAGGTCGGCGTCGAATCACGCGGTGATTTCTATGACCATACTGGCGCGTTGCGCGACATGGTGCAAAACCATTTGCTGCAACTGGTGTCCATCGTCGCGATGGAACCACCAGTGAATGCCAACCCGGATGCGATACGCGATGAAAAAGTCAAGGTTTTGCGCGCCCTGCACAAGTTCACGCCTGACGAAGTCAGCAAGAAAACTGTGCGCGGCCAATATCGTGCCGGCGCCGTTGATGGCAAACCCGTCATTGCTTACCAGAATGAACCCGGCGTACCGCCTGCATCCCGCACTGAAACCTTTGTCGCCATCCGTGCCGAGATAGATAACTGGCGCTGGGCTGGTGTGCCTTTCTATCTGCGCACAGGTAAACGTATGGCCAGCCGCAGTGCGGAAATCACGATCAATTTCAAGCCTATCCCCTACTCCATCTTTGGCAAGTCACAAGGGCCTTTGCGTTCGAACCGCCTCGTCATTTCTTTGCAACCTGAAGAAAGCGTGCAATTGTATATGAAGGCCAAGGAACCGGGCGAAGGCATACGCCTGTCCGACGTTGCCCTGAACCTGGATTTTGCCGAAGTGTCGAATTCACGCCGCGTTGAATCTTATGAGCGTCTGTTGCTTGACGCCATGCACGGCGACCTGACCCTGTTCGTGCGCGATGATGAACTGAGTGCTGCCTGGGCCTGGATAGACCCCATCATGAGCGCCTGGCAAAACGATAGCGAAGGCCTGAAGTCATATATCTCCGGTAGTTGGGGTCCATCTGCTGCCAGTTACTTGCTGGCACAGCATGGGGCAGCCTGGGGTGAAGAATTCGTTGAAAGCTAAGCGATAAAATGACTATGAAATACCATACTTTTGAAAACTTCACGGCACTGACCGAAGCCCTGAGCCAGCAATGGCTGAATGTGATCAAGACCACACCGGATGGCAGCAGCTTTGCCCTGGCTGGAGGCTCCACACCTGCGCCTGTATATCAGCGCCTGGATCAGTTGCTATCGAATATCGATGCGCACAATCCCATCAAACTGGTAGCTACCGATGAACGCTGGGTACCGGATCAGGACGCGCAGAGCAATGAGGGTCTGTTCCGCCGCTGCCTGTCCGGTTCTGCCACGGGCAAGCGCTGGCAACTGGTGTCCCTGAAAAATGCTTCGAGCACGCCGGAAGTGGCGACAGAAGCCATCAATGTGCGTCTGAAGGAACAATTGCCGCAAGCCTTCAGTGCAGTCTTGCTGGGCATGGGCGCAGACGGGCATATTGCCTCCCTCTTCCCTGGCGCACCTACCCAGCATGATGACCTGGCTTGCCTGGCAGCGGTGCATCCGCAAACCCGCCAGAGCCGCATGTCATTGTCCTTGCCGCGTCTTTTGAATACCAAACGCATCTGGCTCGTCATCACCGGTGCAGAAAAACGACAGGTACTGGAACAGGCAGTAGAAAATAATCTGCCAGTTGCCTCCTTGCTGCGTGAAGCAGGCTGTACCATAGATGTTTTCTGGTGCCCGTAAAGCTCATGTATATGGCCAATCCGTTTTCTGACAATAAACCCAACAATCCTCCTGAAAAAGGTTTGCTGGCACGCATACGCACTGCCAGCACGGCTTTAAGCCGTGCCGAGCGCCAGGTAGCAGAATTTTTACTGCAAAAACCGCATGATGCACTGGAAATGTCGATACGGGTTCTGGCCCAGGCCTGCGACGTCAGCGAACCCACGGTCGCCCGCTTTGCCCAGAGCATGGGTTTTGATGGCTTCAAGACCTTCAAACTGGCGTTTGCCAAAAGCCTGGCCACCGGCATCCCGTTCCTGCATCTGGATGTGAACCAGGCTGATCATGTGCGTGATGTCTTGCCCAAGGTCTTTGACCGCACCATCGCCGCATTGATGGAAGCCCGCAATAATGCCAATACCGCGACCTTTGAAGCTGCAGTCAATCTGCTGGCACGCGCACGCCGCATAGAATGTTATGGCCTGGGTTATTCTGGCGCACTGGCGATTGATGCGCAGTTGAAGTTTTTCCGCTTTGGCATACCGACTACCGTATTTTGCGACGCCCACTTGCAGGCGCAATCCGCCACCTTGTTGAACAGCGATTGTGTGGTCGTGGCATTTTCCCGCACTGGACGCACACGTGACCTCATCAACAGCGTGCAACTGGCGAAACAGGCTGGTGCCAGAATACTGGTATTGTGCGCCAGTGGCGGCCCATTGGCAGAACTGGCTGATGTGCACATAGGTGTTGATGTGGAAGAAGACCCCGACATCTACACACCGATGACTTCACGCCTTGCGCATCTGACCTATATCGATGCACTGGCAGTGGCTGTCACCTTGCTGCGTGGCCCTGCGGCCATCGATATGCTGGAAAGAGCCAAGGCCAGTATCAGTGAGAAACGGCTTGTACCCAAGATAGGTTAAGGTCAATTAGGCCAACGTCAAACAGTTTGCATAGCGGCGTTGGCTACTACCCTGGCACGCCGCTTCCTCATCCAGATAATCACACCTGTGACGCTCAGCATGGCGACCACCAGGCCCAGCAGTGAAATCAGGATACGCCCGGTCAAGCCGAGTATGCGGCCTGAATGCAATGGGAATTGCGCCTGCAGGAAAATATCACCAGCAGAACCAGTACCGGGGATTTTACCTCCCAGCGCACTGCCGTCCTTGCCATCAAAATACAGCCAGGCATTACCCAGGCCGACATCGCCATGATCATTACCAGGCTCAAAAAATCCCACACCATACACACCAAATGCGGGTGAATAAAATATGCCGCCAGCAGGCAAGGTCCAGCCGCGTTTTTGCGCCTCCTGTTTTGCCAATTCCGTAACCTGTTCACGGCTGATCACGGGTATCAGAGGCTTGTCCGGTGCTTGCGGTATACGGCTGGCAAATACATCCGCACTCAGAGGTGAAAATAATGAAACGACTGGGCGTACCACTTGTGCATTAAGGTTCATCGATACTGAGGTAATCGCCAGCAGCAGCATGAACAACCATAGCCAGACACCACTGGAGCGGTGCAAATCAAAATTGAGTTTATGCCCTCCCTGACGCCAGCGAAAAGCAAATGACTTGCGCCAGCTACGCCAGTTGGGGAAAGACAGCCATAGCGCGATAAAACAATCGAGCGCCCACACTATGCCGACGATGCCCATGAACAGAACACCCAGCTCTATGCCCGATACTTCGGGTATATGCATGGTGTAATGCAGCTTGTATAAAAATGGCAGCAGGTTTTCACGGCTCAGGGATATCTCACCCCATTGCCGCTTGCCCTGTACATCGCCAGTGACAGGGTCGACTGCAATCTGGTTAAAGCCCAGGGGATAAGCCTTGCCAGTGGCAGGATCTATCCTGCCTTCTACCGACATCTGGCTGGTGTGTCCTGGCTCTGCCTCGCTCAGGACATAGGTCACCCAGATGCGCGGGTCACGTGCTTCTACCCTGTTGGCCAGTTCCAGTCCTGACATGGGTTTGCCAGCCTTGCCTTGCGACTGGCTGTGCGCCTGGAACAAATGCGGATTGAGCAAAGCATCCAGCTCATGATCCCAGGAGATGAAAGCACCCGTCAGGCCAGAGATAAACAGGAATACCGCCACCGCAAGCCCAAACCAGCGGTGCAGTAAAACAAAGACAGGACGCATCAACATAAACTTCCTGGCTTATCAATATTTCCAGTTGACCGCAACGCTGCCGTTTCTTGGCGCAGCGTAATAGCCCTGGCTCCAGTACAGGCTGGTCAGATATTTTTGATCACTGACATTGTTCAGGTTGGCCGATATGCTGAGATTCTGATTCACGTCATAGCGCGCCATCAGGTTCAGCGTTGCATAACTGCCCTGGCGTATGATGTTGCCTGAGCCTTCATCACGGAAAATAGCCGACTGCCAGTTCAGGCTACCACCCACTTTTGCCTTTGGCATGAAAGGCAGTTGATAAGCAGTCGACAGACGGAACAATTTGCGCGGCACATAAGTTTTGACATCCTGATCATTGCTACCCTTGAGACTCAACTGTGTATAGCCTGCGCTGAGGTTCCAGCCTTTTGCCAATTCACCACTGGCGTCAAGTTCAAAGCCTTGTGATTGCGCATCTATGCCACGGTAATAGCTCTTGGTGCCTATATAGCCTGCCTGCTCCGCTGCATTGTTTTGCTGTATCTTGAAAACAGCCGCAGACAGGTTCAGCTTGCGGTTGAACAGTTCGACCTTGAGACCCAATTCATCGCCTTTACCCTTAACAGGGTCAAGGGTTTTTCCACTCGCATCCACTTCGCTTTGGGGATTGAAGATTTCCGTGTGGCTGGCATACACAGAAGCATAAGGTGTCAGATCATAGACCAGGCCCAGATAAGGCGAGGTGTTGCTGGCATTCTTGCGGCTGCTGACGCCATAAGCATAACCGGTGCTCTCTGCCTTGGTATGGTTTGCTCCGGCGATGAATTTGAATTGATCCGCCAGGTTGAAACGGGATGCAATAAATACAGTCTTGCGCGTGTCTTCATACGCACTGCCATCGGTGTAGGCATTGAATGCGGGTTGCGGGTAATTGCCAGTCCAGTTGCTGATATCAGGCAGTGCCGTACCTATGCCCACGCCGTAATGGGAAATATCATCCATCTTCGATTTCGACCAGTTGATACCAAAACTGAGGTCGTGCTTACGTCCTGCCAAGGTGAACTTGCCACTGGCAGACAAGTCAAACAGGGTTTGAGTATTCACATCGTTATACAAGGACGGGTAGCTATATAAACCCAGGCCAGTTGTGCGGTCTGGCGTGCCATAGACATAAAACAATTTGGAGTCGGCCGTAGATCTGTTGCGGCTCAGTGTCGCCTTGATCTGCCAGTCATTGTTGAGCTGATGACTCAGATCAACAAAGCTGCGATCATCCTGGGTCAACCAGCGCGACCAGTCTGCAGCAGTACTGGTAGAAGTTCTGTAATTGGTTGGGCTGCCATCGGTGTAATACAGCGGCAAGGCACCCCACATGCCGCCTTTGGCATCGCTCTTCTGATGTGAATGCCCCAGTGTCAGCACTGTGGATTCGCCGAGGTTGGCTTCAATCACGCCATATACGACGGTTTTTTCAGGCGAATAGCGGTCAAGATAAGAATCACCGGCCTGCTTTGCCACTACGATACGGCCAGCAACTGTGCCAGCGCTGTTCAATGTACTG
This is a stretch of genomic DNA from Undibacterium sp. KW1. It encodes these proteins:
- a CDS encoding TonB-dependent siderophore receptor; this encodes MSPIALALSMLLAAPAFADEPAPAKARQAELPEVLVTGVSGNEPSTEKTGAYTKRKSSSATRLDLSLRETPQSVSVVTRAKMDDFKQVNVNDVLSNTTGVSVEKVETDRTYYMARGFDITNFQYDGVGLPFTSGNVAGDIDTAIYDRVDIVRGANGLMSATGNPSATVNFIRKRPVYQFQASAGLTLGSWNTRRLDADVSSTLNSAGTVAGRIVVAKQAGDSYLDRYSPEKTVVYGVIEANLGESTVLTLGHSHQKSDAKGGMWGALPLYYTDGSPTNYRTSTSTAADWSRWLTQDDRSFVDLSHQLNNDWQIKATLSRNRSTADSKLFYVYGTPDRTTGLGLYSYPSLYNDVNTQTLFDLSASGKFTLAGRKHDLSFGINWSKSKMDDISHYGVGIGTALPDISNWTGNYPQPAFNAYTDGSAYEDTRKTVFIASRFNLADQFKFIAGANHTKAESTGYAYGVSSRKNASNTSPYLGLVYDLTPYASVYASHTEIFNPQSEVDASGKTLDPVKGKGDELGLKVELFNRKLNLSAAVFKIQQNNAAEQAGYIGTKSYYRGIDAQSQGFELDASGELAKGWNLSAGYTQLSLKGSNDQDVKTYVPRKLFRLSTAYQLPFMPKAKVGGSLNWQSAIFRDEGSGNIIRQGSYATLNLMARYDVNQNLSISANLNNVSDQKYLTSLYWSQGYYAAPRNGSVAVNWKY
- a CDS encoding PepSY domain-containing protein, translated to MRPVFVLLHRWFGLAVAVFLFISGLTGAFISWDHELDALLNPHLFQAHSQSQGKAGKPMSGLELANRVEARDPRIWVTYVLSEAEPGHTSQMSVEGRIDPATGKAYPLGFNQIAVDPVTGDVQGKRQWGEISLSRENLLPFLYKLHYTMHIPEVSGIELGVLFMGIVGIVWALDCFIALWLSFPNWRSWRKSFAFRWRQGGHKLNFDLHRSSGVWLWLFMLLLAITSVSMNLNAQVVRPVVSLFSPLSADVFASRIPQAPDKPLIPVISREQVTELAKQEAQKRGWTLPAGGIFYSPAFGVYGVGFFEPGNDHGDVGLGNAWLYFDGKDGSALGGKIPGTGSAGDIFLQAQFPLHSGRILGLTGRILISLLGLVVAMLSVTGVIIWMRKRRARVVANAAMQTV